A genomic window from Kineococcus endophyticus includes:
- a CDS encoding integrase core domain-containing protein, protein SNTERAQALAPWLEHYNTGRRHSALGGLPPISRLSPT, encoded by the coding sequence CAGCAACACCGAGCGCGCCCAGGCACTTGCCCCGTGGCTGGAGCACTACAACACTGGCCGCCGTCACAGCGCCCTCGGTGGCCTGCCCCCGATCAGCCGCCTGTCACCAACGTGA